The genomic interval AGGGTATTATCTGCATACTTTAATTTTAAATTTGTATAATTATAGTCAGTTATTCCTTTTTTTACATTATCAGTATATTTAATTTTTATCGCAATATTTCTTATAGCATTAAAACTTAACACAATAGTTGTATCTTTAACTATTATCCCGTTATTTGTAACAATATCACATTTGTAAAGAGAATCTTGACTTAAATAAAATTTTGCGCTGACAAATTCATTGCCAAAATTGGGCAATAAATTATATTCCACTTTTTCATTTAGGTCAACAATCGGTCCAATCTTTTCATTGATAATAATTATTTTTGTGGAATCTTGTCCGATTAAGGCATGTTGAAAATAAGCCGAAAGAATGATTGCTAAAAAAACTTTTGACATTTTCATATTGTACCCGCTAATAAATATTTAATTTACATTAGCATAATAAGCTCGGACAAAATTTGAATTGTCATAAAAATGTCATAAGAAAGTAAAATTTACATCTAACAAATAAATTTATACCCGACTTTGTGAAATGTAATAAGATGCTGGGGATTTGAAGGATTACTTTCAATTTTTTTGCGCAATGATAAAATATAATTATCCACTGTTCTTGTCGTAGGGAAATTATCATAGCCCCATACATCGTCTAACAATTGATCGCGGGATATTACTTGTCCTTCTCTTTCAATTAGGTATTTTAAAATCTTAAATTCCGTTGAAGAGAGGTCAATGGGAATTGAATTATTCTTGGCTTCAAGTTTAACAAAATCTATTTGAACATTTCCAAAAGTAATTATATCAATGTTTTTTTTATTCAAATGATTTCTTCTTAAGAGCGCTTTAACTCTTGCGATAAGTTCTTTAACGCTGAAAGGTTTTGTCATATAATCGTCGGCGCCGATTTCAAGTCCGAGTATTTTATCCATTTCTTCTTTTTTGCTTGTGAGCATTAGAATTGGAGTGTCGTTATCTTCTTTGCGCAAATCCTTACAAATTTCGATTCCGTTTTTTGCAGGAAGCATTAAATCCAGAATTATTAGATCAAAATTTTCTTTTCTCGCTTTTTTAAATCCCAAATATCCATCGTTTTCAGTCGTAACTTCAAAATGTTCATTTTCTAAAGAATCTTTCAATCCAATTATTATTGCCGGATCATCTTCA from Ignavibacteriota bacterium carries:
- a CDS encoding response regulator transcription factor; translation: MKRILIIEDDPAIIIGLKDSLENEHFEVTTENDGYLGFKKARKENFDLIILDLMLPAKNGIEICKDLRKEDNDTPILMLTSKKEEMDKILGLEIGADDYMTKPFSVKELIARVKALLRRNHLNKKNIDIITFGNVQIDFVKLEAKNNSIPIDLSSTEFKILKYLIEREGQVISRDQLLDDVWGYDNFPTTRTVDNYILSLRKKIESNPSNPQHLITFHKVGYKFIC